In Desulfomonile tiedjei DSM 6799, a genomic segment contains:
- the jag gene encoding RNA-binding cell elongation regulator Jag/EloR — protein MSDYYEFTGKTVKEAIARACEELKIEEALLDIEVLEESTRGFLGLVGQRDAKIRVRRRDILKEVLDAVPQPAPEPEEPAEPGEEVFEEAGEPESEFLEPETETEAVITEADSAALEEARTILEEILKRIPVETEIDASIVNGAVYLDIKGDGSGLLIGKKGQTLDALQFLVNKIINKNSPAGEKIEVVVDTENYRMRKTENLREMAIKMSQKAKKTLKPVSFNPMPPHERRIIHLILAEDKEVYTKSYGEGALRRIIVYPRRGMSSKRRRR, from the coding sequence ATGTCCGATTATTACGAGTTCACTGGAAAGACTGTCAAAGAAGCTATAGCCCGGGCTTGTGAAGAATTGAAAATTGAAGAGGCCCTTCTCGATATCGAAGTACTTGAAGAAAGCACAAGGGGCTTCCTTGGACTGGTTGGACAACGGGATGCCAAGATACGAGTCCGCAGGCGTGACATACTGAAAGAAGTGCTGGATGCCGTTCCTCAACCCGCTCCGGAACCTGAAGAACCCGCGGAACCTGGAGAAGAGGTGTTCGAAGAGGCCGGCGAGCCTGAAAGCGAATTCCTGGAACCTGAAACCGAAACCGAAGCTGTAATTACTGAGGCGGATTCGGCTGCACTCGAAGAAGCTCGGACCATTCTTGAGGAAATACTGAAAAGGATCCCCGTTGAAACGGAGATAGACGCATCCATCGTAAACGGAGCCGTGTACCTGGACATCAAGGGAGATGGTTCGGGACTTCTCATCGGCAAGAAAGGCCAGACTCTGGATGCCTTACAATTTCTGGTCAACAAGATCATTAATAAGAACAGCCCAGCCGGTGAGAAGATCGAGGTTGTAGTCGATACCGAGAATTATCGGATGCGGAAAACCGAAAATCTCAGGGAAATGGCTATCAAGATGAGTCAAAAAGCCAAGAAGACCCTGAAACCGGTTTCCTTCAACCCCATGCCTCCCCACGAACGGCGCATCATTCATCTTATTCTCGCTGAAGACAAAGAAGTCTATACCAAGAGTTATGGAGAAGGTGCTCTTCGAAGAATTATTGTCTATCCCAGAAGAGGCATGTCCAGCAAACGGAGAAGACGCTAA